A stretch of Nonomuraea africana DNA encodes these proteins:
- a CDS encoding PadR family transcriptional regulator, which produces MARRPDLVGLTVLAMLSVRAGHPYELHRFIVDTHKDYVTGLPRSLYHAIERLAGEELIVPVETSRQGRRPERTVYEITDEGRRELATRLRMLLENPGSERRTFTAAVSLIGVLPVPEALQALLARAAAIEGNLTGLNGHLKALKDGGLPDVLMIELDYERALSESELAWVKQLIARLESGELDWSGTVNRDLLERVLDES; this is translated from the coding sequence ATGGCACGGCGTCCTGACCTGGTCGGCTTGACCGTGCTGGCCATGCTTTCGGTACGTGCCGGCCACCCGTACGAGCTGCACCGCTTCATCGTCGACACACACAAGGACTACGTGACGGGGCTGCCCAGAAGCCTCTACCACGCGATCGAAAGGCTCGCGGGCGAGGAACTCATCGTGCCCGTCGAGACCAGCAGGCAAGGTCGCCGACCGGAACGTACGGTCTATGAGATCACCGACGAGGGCCGCCGCGAGCTGGCGACCAGGCTCCGGATGCTCCTGGAGAACCCTGGCTCAGAGCGCCGCACCTTCACCGCGGCCGTTTCGCTCATCGGGGTCCTCCCGGTGCCCGAGGCGTTGCAAGCCCTGCTTGCCAGGGCGGCGGCGATCGAAGGGAACCTGACCGGGCTGAACGGTCACCTGAAGGCCCTGAAGGACGGCGGCCTGCCCGACGTCCTGATGATCGAGCTCGACTACGAGCGGGCGCTGAGCGAGAGCGAACTGGCCTGGGTCAAGCAGCTCATCGCCCGCCTGGAGTCGGGGGAACTCGACTGGTCGGGCACCGTCAATCGAGACCTGCTGGAACGAGTGCTCGACGAGTCATGA
- a CDS encoding SgcJ/EcaC family oxidoreductase — protein MSENPQITGLLTRLAEAWNAGDATAYAALFTEDADYISFDGAHSQGREAIESSHRWLFEGPLKGSTMSTTDGGVKVKPLADGAVLVISGGGTAVAGRQRDSIVSFTAVRTPQGWRFASFQNTRVAS, from the coding sequence ATGTCCGAGAACCCGCAAATCACCGGCCTGCTCACCCGCCTCGCCGAGGCGTGGAACGCAGGTGACGCCACCGCCTACGCCGCGCTCTTCACCGAAGACGCCGACTACATCTCCTTCGACGGCGCGCACAGCCAGGGGCGAGAGGCCATCGAGTCGTCGCACCGCTGGCTCTTCGAGGGACCGCTCAAGGGCTCCACCATGTCCACGACGGACGGCGGCGTCAAGGTCAAGCCGCTGGCCGACGGCGCGGTTCTGGTGATCTCCGGAGGCGGCACCGCCGTGGCCGGTCGGCAACGCGATTCGATCGTCTCCTTCACCGCCGTCCGCACACCCCAGGGATGGCGCTTCGCCTCCTTCCAGAACACCAGGGTGGCGTCATGA